The following are encoded together in the Phaseolus vulgaris cultivar G19833 chromosome 9, P. vulgaris v2.0, whole genome shotgun sequence genome:
- the LOC137820493 gene encoding DNA-directed RNA polymerase 3B, chloroplastic-like isoform X2, which yields MILAYSFPTPQVHAYHNPNRRTHLQIKRKPNRTHQFLLIPTSSSSSFLFSCSSFPLTYSDATLQFRHQHLLSTDGNFVVEDLGAAVEEDAGPTPPRIFIQEPPWLFLKGLLMQEEEMRREEDEVRRKEKEREKYNLLRRRQIEAETEAWERMVEEYRELEREMRQKMLAPNLPHVKALLLGWFEPFRSVVEAEQKAHRARPRKQQDSIAPHVDDLPSEKVAVIVMHKMMAMVMENEEGCVQLVHAAVHIGMAVEQEVRIHKFIEGRKSSRSNKREADADDSLDNDKKKQRNHLNSLIKKSRLKEVQMILKKEECSPWSRDTQAKLGSRLIELLVDTAYVHSPVNQFADTPPDIRPAFRHCFKVAPWHPGQKFSKKYGVIQCDPLVLVGLEQCAKHMFIPYMPMLVPPKKWKGYDKGGHFFLPSYIMRTHGSRKQQDVMKSVKTAQMQNVFEALDILGNTKWRVNKRVLGVVESIWAGGGNIAGLVNCSDVPLPDKPPVEDLNLIQEWKCAVRKAKKINTERHSLRCDTELKLSVARKMKDEEGFYYPHNLDFRGRAYPMHPHLNHLGSDLCRGLLEFAEGKPLGKSGLRWLKIHVANLYAGGIEKLSYDGRLGFIENHINDIIDSADNPINGNRWWLTAEDPFQCLTACINLSEALKSSSPNSFISHIPVHQDGSCNGLQHYAALGRNELEAAAVNLVAKEKPADVYTEIAVRVHDIMRRDSNKDPDTFPNALLAKVLIDQIDRKLVKQTVMTSVYGVTFIGAREQIKRRLEEKGLINDDRLLYAAACYAAKDCAMPIIQTPIQTSRPRTLCRDFAPTLRWLYFYFSFQISRKKISSKTTQTP from the exons ATGATATTGGCATATTCATTCCCCACTCCACAGGTTCACGCTTATCACAACCCCAACAGAAGAACCCACCTTCAGATAAAACGGAAACCCAACCGAACACACCAATTTCTGTTAATACCAACTTCTTCGTCATCATCGTTCCTCTTCTCTTGTTCCTCCTTTCCCCTCACGTACTCCGATGCAACCCTGCAGTTTCGCCACCAGCACCTCCTCTCCACGGATGGCAATTTTGTGGTCGAAGACCTTGGTGCCGCCGTCGAGGAGGACGCCGGCCCTACGCCGCCCAGGATCTTCATCCAGGAGCCGCCGTGGCTGTTCCTGAAGGGGTTGCTAATGCAGGAGGAGGAGATGAGGCGGGAGGAGGACGAGGTGAGGCGGAAGGAGAAAGAGAGGGAAAAGTACAATTTGCTGCGGCGGAGGCAGATTGAGGCGGAGACGGAGGCGTGGGAGAGGATGGTGGAGGAGTACAGGGAATTGGAGAGGGAGATGCGACAGAAGATGTTGGCGCCCAATTTGCCGCACGTCAAGGCGCTCCTCTTGGGCTGGTTCGAGCCTTTCAGGAGTGTTGTGGAGGCTGAGCAGAAAGCCCACCGCGCGCGCCCCAGGAAGCAGCAGGATTCTATTGCACCCCATGTCGACGACTTGCCGTCAGAAAAGGTGGCGGTCATTGTGATGCATAAGATGATGGCCATGGTGATGGAGAATGAGGAAGGTTGCGTTCAGCTTGTTCATGCCGCAGTTCATATTGGCATGGCGGTAGAACAGGAG GTTAGGATTCATAAGTTCATTGAAGGAAGAAAGAGTAGCCGGAGTAACAAGAGAGAGGCTGATGCTGATGACAGTTTggataatgataaaaaaaagcaaAGGAATCATTTGAACAGTTTGATTAAAAAAAGTAGACTGAAAGAAGTGCAGATGATATTGAAAAAAGAAGAATGTAGTCCTTGGAGCCGGGACACGCAGGCCAAG CTGGGAAGTCGATTAATAGAATTGTTAGTTGATACAGCATATGTACACTCTCCCGTTAACCAGTTTGCTGATACTCCACCTGATATCAGACCAGCTTTCAGGCACTGTTTTAAAGTCGCACCATGGCATCCAGG GCAAAAGTTTTCGAAGAAGTATGGTGTTATACAATGTGATCCCTTGGTCCTAGTTGGGCTTGAACAATGT GCCAAACATATGTTCATACCTTACATGCCTATGTTAGTACCTCCGAAAAAATGGAAAGG ATATGACAAGGGTGGACACTTTTTCTTACCATCTTATATTATGCGTACTCATGGATCTAGAAAGCAACAAGATGTAATGAAGAGTGTAAAGACAGCACAAATGCAAAACGTTTTTGAG GCCTTAGATATTCTTGGAAACACCAAATGGCGAGTAAATAAAAGAGTGCTTGGAGTTGTAGAGTCAATTTGGGCTGGAGGAGGTAACATTGCAGGACTGGTTAATTGTTCAGAT GTTCCTTTACCAGATAAGCCACCTGTAGAGGATTTAAACCTAATTCAGGAGTGGAAATGTGCTGTGAGGAAGGCGAAAAAAATTAATACGGAAAGGCATTCTCTAAGATGTGACACTGAACTTAAGCTTTCT GTGGCAAGAAAAATGAAGGACGAGGAAGGCTTTTATTATCCACACAATCTTGACTTCCGTGGCAGAGCATATCCTATGCATCCTCACTTGAATCATTTAGGTTCTGATCTGTGTCGAGGACTACTTGAATTTGCAGAAGGGAAGCCACTGGGAAAGTCAGGACTAAGGTGGTTGAAGATACATGTAGCAAATTTGTATGCTGGTGGTATTGAGAAGCTGTCTTATGATGGCCGGTTAGGATTTATAGAGAATCATATTAATGATATAATTGATTCTGCTGATAACCCTATTAATGGAAATCGTTGGTGGTTAACTGCTGAGGATCCTTTCCAGTGCCTTACTGCTTGTATTAATCTATCAGAGGCATTAAAAAGCTCTTCACCAAATTCTTTTATCTCACATATTCCAGTTCATCAG GATGGTTCGTGTAATGGCTTACAACACTATGCAGCGCTGGGAAGAAATGAA CTGGAGGCTGCGGCAGTCAACTTAGTTGCAAAGGAGAAACCTGCTGATGTTTACACAGAGATTGCTGTTAG GGTTCATGATATAATGAGACGAGACAGCAACAAGGACCCAGATACTTTTCCAAATGCTTTGTTAGCAAAGGTGTTGATTGATCAG ATTGATAGGAAACTGGTCAAGCAGACAGTAATGACTTCTGTTTATGGTGTTACTTTTATTGGGGCAAGAGAgcaaattaaaagaagattaGAGGAGAAAGGTCTCATTAATGATGATAGACTTTTATATGCTGCAGCTTGCTATGCAGCTAAG GATTGTGCCATGCCAATTATCCAAACGCCAATTCAAACCAGTCGTCCACGCACCCTCTGCCGTGACTTTGCTCCCACTCTCCGTTggctatatttttatttttctttccaaatttcaagaaagaaaatttcTTCCAAGACCACACAAACTCCATAA